The proteins below come from a single Crossiella sp. CA-258035 genomic window:
- a CDS encoding PspA/IM30 family protein — protein MANAFVKFWKYLMAAFSSKIDEHADPKVQIQQAIEEAQRQHQALSQQAAAVIGNQRQLEMKLNRQLGEVEKLQASARQALVLADQARAAGDLKKAQEYEDTAQAFATQLVTAEQSVEDLKGMHDQAIGAAGQAKQAVERNAMVLQQKIAERTKLLSQLEQAKMQEQVSSSLRQMTELAAPSNTPSLEEVREKIERRYATALGSAELAQNSIQGRMLEVQQSTVDMAGASRLEQLRASMRGGPVAGEVTSGQQAAAPAPAPQQTAPYQNPQGQA, from the coding sequence ATGGCCAACGCGTTCGTGAAGTTCTGGAAGTACCTCATGGCGGCGTTCTCGTCGAAGATCGACGAACACGCCGACCCGAAGGTACAGATTCAGCAGGCCATCGAGGAAGCGCAGCGTCAGCACCAGGCCCTGTCCCAGCAGGCTGCGGCGGTGATCGGCAACCAGCGTCAGCTGGAGATGAAGCTGAACCGCCAGCTGGGCGAGGTCGAGAAGTTGCAAGCTTCCGCGCGGCAGGCACTGGTCCTCGCCGACCAGGCCCGCGCCGCCGGTGACCTGAAGAAGGCACAGGAGTACGAGGACACCGCACAGGCGTTCGCCACCCAGCTGGTCACCGCCGAGCAGTCGGTGGAGGACCTCAAGGGCATGCACGACCAGGCGATCGGCGCCGCGGGCCAGGCCAAGCAGGCCGTGGAGCGCAACGCCATGGTGCTCCAGCAGAAGATCGCCGAGCGGACCAAGCTGCTCAGCCAGCTGGAGCAGGCGAAGATGCAGGAGCAGGTGTCCAGCTCGCTGCGGCAGATGACCGAGCTGGCCGCGCCGAGCAACACGCCGTCGCTGGAAGAGGTGCGCGAGAAGATCGAGCGCCGCTACGCGACCGCGCTGGGTTCGGCCGAGCTGGCGCAGAACTCCATCCAGGGCCGGATGCTGGAGGTGCAGCAGTCCACTGTGGACATGGCTGGCGCCTCCCGGCTGGAGCAGCTGCGGGCCTCCATGCGGGGCGGTCCGGTCGCGGGTGAGGTCACCTCGGGGCAGCAGGCGGCGGCGCCGGCGCCTGCTCCGCAGCAGACCGCCCCGTACCAGAACCCGCAGGGTCAGGCCTGA
- a CDS encoding ParA family protein — protein MHTVAVLSLKGGVGKTTVVLGLASAAMRRGVRTLVIDLDPQCNATSALEPEETESSLVDVLKNPTKSAVRSAIAPSAWGEEVDVLVGAEEAELINQPNPSLAQLNRLGAVLDRVQELMAEDELPYQLVLLDCPPSLGQLTRSALVAADRAMLVTEPTIFAVSGVQRAFEAVQNEREENNPELQPLGVVVNRVRPRSHEHQFRIEELREIFGPLVMPVSLPDRLAVQQAQGACMPIHQWGTPGAREVALAFNLLLARVLRSARSANARARRELDAEIAEGEELAAGRELVEQDVE, from the coding sequence GTGCATACGGTCGCGGTGTTGAGCCTCAAGGGTGGGGTCGGCAAGACGACGGTGGTGCTGGGGCTCGCCTCAGCAGCGATGCGGCGCGGGGTGCGCACCCTGGTGATCGATCTTGATCCCCAGTGCAACGCCACCTCGGCGCTGGAGCCGGAGGAGACCGAGTCCTCCCTCGTCGACGTCCTGAAGAATCCCACCAAGTCGGCCGTGCGGTCCGCGATCGCCCCCAGCGCCTGGGGCGAGGAGGTCGACGTCCTGGTCGGCGCCGAGGAAGCGGAGCTGATCAACCAGCCCAACCCGAGCCTGGCCCAGCTGAACCGGCTGGGCGCGGTGCTGGACCGGGTGCAGGAGCTGATGGCCGAGGACGAGCTGCCCTACCAGCTGGTGCTGCTGGACTGCCCGCCCTCGCTTGGTCAGCTGACCCGTTCCGCGCTGGTGGCCGCCGACCGCGCGATGCTGGTCACCGAGCCGACCATCTTCGCCGTCTCCGGGGTGCAGCGCGCCTTCGAGGCGGTGCAGAACGAGCGCGAGGAGAACAACCCCGAGCTGCAGCCGCTGGGCGTGGTGGTCAACCGGGTGCGGCCCCGCTCGCACGAGCACCAGTTCCGCATCGAGGAGCTGCGCGAGATCTTCGGCCCGCTGGTCATGCCGGTGTCCCTGCCGGACCGGCTGGCCGTGCAGCAGGCGCAGGGCGCGTGCATGCCGATCCACCAGTGGGGCACCCCCGGCGCCCGCGAGGTCGCGCTCGCCTTCAACCTGCTGCTGGCCAGGGTGCTGCGCTCGGCGCGCAGTGCGAACGCCCGCGCCCGCCGCGAGCTGGACGCCGAGATCGCCGAGGGCGAAGAGCTGGCCGCCGGTCGTGAGCTGGTCGAGCAGGACGTCGAATGA
- a CDS encoding helix-turn-helix transcriptional regulator produces the protein MTVLLREAIGERLRRTRTAQRRTLREVSRLARVSLGYLSEVERGRKEASSELLASICDALDLPLSDLLGEVAADVRLGEFTVPDTVPDAVAAAERAPSRAGAGESGFSGGRLVTSALGEELTELRLQPLLRHQLNAPISGPHASAGVVVAA, from the coding sequence ATGACCGTGCTGCTGCGTGAGGCGATCGGCGAGCGGTTGCGCCGTACCCGCACCGCCCAACGTCGGACGCTTCGCGAGGTGTCCCGGCTCGCGCGTGTGAGCCTCGGCTACCTCTCCGAAGTGGAACGTGGGCGCAAGGAAGCGTCCAGCGAGCTGCTGGCGTCGATCTGTGACGCACTCGACTTACCCCTGTCCGACCTGCTGGGCGAGGTCGCCGCGGATGTCCGCCTCGGCGAGTTCACCGTGCCGGACACGGTGCCCGATGCCGTGGCCGCCGCGGAGCGCGCGCCGAGCCGGGCCGGCGCCGGGGAATCCGGCTTCAGCGGTGGTCGCCTGGTGACCTCCGCGCTGGGCGAGGAGCTGACCGAGCTGCGGCTCCAGCCGCTGCTGCGGCACCAGCTCAACGCCCCGATCAGCGGGCCGCACGCCTCCGCCGGGGTCGTGGTCGCGGCCTGA
- a CDS encoding cation acetate symporter codes for MNALSGLIAVGVVTVATILIGAYGLRVSRTTSDYYVASRTVGPWWNASAISGEYLSAASFLGVAGLILSFGVDMLWFPVGYTAGYLIMLALVAAPLRRSGAYTLPDFAENRLESVAVRRVASLLVVGIGWLYLLPQLQGAGLTLNTLTNAPVWVGGVVVAVVVTLNLASGGMRSITFVQAFHYWLKLTAIAVPAILLIMVWQRDGAPLVDADRPATFSQQTTVTIRTPVRVQSSEAVRVTVHGRLDGISHQGAEVELTVGAHELGQDTRVMFPAGAAVPHLDSARVLTGDQWASPLSGGRDEYPLYVTYSLIVATFLGTMGLPHVLVRFYTNPTGRAARRTTLVVLGLLGVFYLFPLVFGTLGRLYAPELLMTGATDALVLVLPRRLIPGFAGELLGALVAGGAFAAFLSTSSGLAMSVAGVLSQDVFRGRGLRGFRLSAVLATVVPVGLALIGTDLPIASSVGLAFAVAASSFCPLLVLGIWWRGLTSAGAVAGLVTGGGLTLLAVLVTISGELRAGWFTTLLSWPAAWSVPLAFAVMIVVSLLTKDRVPRSVHATMARLHAPEGTTGR; via the coding sequence GTGAACGCGCTCTCCGGCCTGATCGCGGTCGGCGTGGTGACCGTGGCGACCATCCTCATCGGCGCCTACGGACTGCGCGTCTCGCGCACCACCTCCGACTACTACGTCGCCTCGCGCACCGTCGGCCCGTGGTGGAACGCCTCGGCGATCAGCGGCGAGTACCTGTCCGCGGCCAGCTTCCTCGGCGTGGCCGGGCTGATCCTCAGCTTCGGCGTGGACATGCTGTGGTTCCCGGTCGGCTACACCGCGGGCTACCTGATCATGCTCGCGCTGGTGGCCGCGCCGCTGCGCCGCTCCGGCGCGTACACGCTGCCCGACTTCGCGGAGAACCGGCTGGAGTCGGTGGCGGTGCGCCGGGTGGCCAGCCTGCTGGTGGTGGGCATCGGCTGGCTGTACCTGCTGCCGCAGCTGCAAGGGGCGGGGCTGACTCTGAACACGCTGACCAATGCGCCGGTGTGGGTGGGCGGCGTGGTGGTGGCGGTGGTGGTCACGCTGAACCTGGCCTCCGGCGGGATGCGCAGCATCACCTTCGTGCAAGCCTTCCACTACTGGCTCAAGCTCACCGCGATCGCGGTGCCGGCGATCCTGCTGATCATGGTGTGGCAGCGCGACGGCGCGCCGCTGGTGGACGCGGACCGGCCGGCCACCTTCAGTCAGCAGACCACGGTCACCATCCGCACCCCGGTGCGGGTGCAGAGCAGCGAGGCGGTGCGGGTCACCGTGCACGGGCGGCTGGACGGCATCAGCCATCAGGGCGCCGAGGTGGAGCTGACCGTGGGCGCGCACGAGCTCGGCCAGGACACCAGGGTGATGTTCCCGGCCGGCGCCGCGGTGCCGCACCTGGACTCCGCGCGGGTGCTCACCGGCGACCAGTGGGCCAGCCCGCTCTCCGGCGGGCGCGACGAGTACCCGCTCTACGTCACCTACTCGCTGATCGTGGCCACCTTCCTGGGCACCATGGGCCTGCCGCACGTGCTGGTCCGGTTCTACACCAACCCCACCGGCCGGGCGGCCAGGCGAACAACACTGGTGGTGCTCGGACTGCTCGGCGTGTTCTACCTGTTCCCGCTGGTCTTCGGCACGCTCGGCCGGCTGTACGCGCCGGAGCTGCTGATGACCGGCGCCACCGACGCGCTGGTGCTGGTGCTGCCGAGACGGCTCATCCCCGGGTTCGCCGGGGAGCTGCTGGGCGCGCTGGTGGCCGGGGGCGCGTTCGCGGCGTTCCTGTCCACCTCCTCCGGGCTGGCCATGTCGGTGGCCGGGGTGCTCTCCCAGGACGTCTTCCGCGGGCGCGGGCTGCGCGGGTTCCGGTTGTCCGCGGTGCTGGCCACCGTGGTGCCGGTGGGACTCGCGCTGATCGGCACCGACCTGCCGATCGCCAGCTCGGTGGGACTCGCGTTCGCGGTGGCCGCCTCCTCGTTCTGCCCGCTGCTGGTGCTGGGCATCTGGTGGCGCGGGCTCACCTCGGCGGGCGCGGTCGCGGGGCTGGTCACCGGCGGCGGGCTGACCTTGCTGGCGGTGCTGGTCACCATCTCCGGGGAGCTGCGCGCCGGCTGGTTCACCACGCTGCTGAGCTGGCCGGCCGCCTGGTCGGTGCCGCTGGCCTTCGCGGTGATGATCGTGGTCTCGCTGCTGACCAAGGACCGGGTGCCGCGTTCGGTGCACGCGACCATGGCCCGGCTGCACGCCCCGGAAGGAACCACCGGCCGATGA
- a CDS encoding class I SAM-dependent methyltransferase yields MRSDAVHRVLEAELAAVRDRGVSAPRVLDVGGGSGVWAVPLAAAGCRVTVVEPSPNALATLQRRAQEAGVADRVASVQGDVDFLGDVVEPGGADLVLGHGLLEHVDDVTAAVAALAAAAVPGGVVSVLVANRYAALVGRALAGRLTEARRLLDDPDGRVGPADQLQRRFDADSLGELLAGAGLAVEVLQGDGVLADLVPGAVLDATPGAAEALAELELAAAGRPPLRDLATRLHAVGRR; encoded by the coding sequence ATGCGATCCGACGCCGTGCACCGTGTGCTGGAGGCCGAGCTGGCCGCGGTCCGGGACCGAGGGGTCAGCGCGCCCCGTGTGCTGGATGTCGGCGGTGGCAGCGGGGTGTGGGCGGTGCCGCTGGCCGCGGCCGGATGCCGGGTCACGGTGGTCGAGCCCAGCCCCAACGCGCTGGCCACCCTGCAGCGCCGCGCGCAGGAGGCCGGGGTGGCCGACCGGGTCGCCTCGGTGCAGGGCGATGTGGACTTCCTGGGCGATGTGGTCGAGCCCGGCGGGGCGGACCTGGTGCTCGGGCACGGGCTGCTGGAGCACGTGGACGACGTGACCGCGGCGGTGGCCGCGCTGGCCGCGGCGGCGGTGCCGGGCGGGGTGGTCTCGGTGCTGGTGGCCAACCGGTACGCGGCGCTGGTCGGGCGGGCGCTGGCCGGGCGGCTGACCGAGGCGCGGCGGCTGCTGGACGACCCGGACGGCCGGGTCGGGCCCGCGGACCAGCTGCAGCGCCGCTTCGACGCGGACAGCCTCGGCGAGCTGCTGGCCGGGGCCGGGCTCGCGGTCGAGGTGCTCCAGGGCGACGGGGTGCTCGCCGACCTGGTGCCGGGGGCGGTGCTGGACGCGACGCCGGGTGCGGCGGAGGCGCTGGCCGAGCTGGAGCTGGCGGCCGCGGGACGCCCGCCGCTGCGGGACCTGGCGACCCGGCTGCACGCGGTCGGGCGGCGCTGA
- a CDS encoding DNA-formamidopyrimidine glycosylase family protein, protein MPEGDTVFLAAQRLDEALRGQLLTRGELRHPDFAAADLGGRTVLSVRSVGKHLLFRFDDKTTLHTHFRMDGSWHLYRPGERWRGPAHQVRALLTTEDRVAVGFRLHDLALVPTTGEHTLIGHLGPDLLSPDWDQAMEDEAVRRLTADPARELGTALLDQRVLAGVGNLYKAEVCFLLGVSPWSPVGAVDARAAVRLCRRLLFRNRLRPEQSTTGRLGAASHWVFERGRAGCLRCGGPVRVGEQESYGMPRLTYHCPRCQPDATLEAVDPELEGGSP, encoded by the coding sequence GTGCCCGAGGGCGACACGGTCTTCCTGGCCGCCCAGCGCCTCGACGAGGCCCTGCGCGGTCAGCTGCTCACCCGCGGCGAGCTGCGGCACCCAGACTTCGCCGCGGCCGACCTGGGCGGCCGCACGGTGCTCTCGGTGCGTTCGGTCGGCAAGCACCTGCTGTTCCGCTTCGATGACAAGACCACGCTGCACACCCACTTCCGGATGGACGGCAGCTGGCACCTCTACCGCCCCGGCGAGCGCTGGCGCGGCCCCGCGCACCAGGTCCGCGCGTTGCTGACAACCGAGGACCGGGTCGCCGTCGGCTTCCGCCTGCACGACCTGGCCCTGGTGCCCACCACCGGGGAGCACACCCTCATCGGCCACCTGGGCCCGGACCTGCTGTCCCCGGACTGGGACCAGGCGATGGAGGACGAGGCGGTGCGCCGCCTGACCGCCGACCCGGCCCGCGAGCTGGGCACGGCGCTGCTGGACCAGCGGGTGCTGGCCGGGGTCGGCAACCTCTACAAGGCCGAGGTCTGCTTCCTGCTCGGCGTCTCCCCCTGGTCACCGGTGGGCGCGGTGGACGCGCGGGCCGCGGTCCGGCTGTGCCGCCGCCTGCTCTTCCGCAACCGGCTGCGCCCCGAGCAGTCCACCACCGGCAGGCTCGGCGCGGCCAGCCACTGGGTGTTCGAGCGGGGACGGGCCGGCTGCCTGCGCTGCGGCGGGCCGGTGCGGGTCGGTGAGCAGGAGAGTTACGGGATGCCCAGGCTCACGTACCACTGTCCCCGCTGCCAGCCTGATGCCACACTGGAGGCAGTCGACCCCGAGCTGGAGGGAGGGAGCCCGTGA
- a CDS encoding Uma2 family endonuclease, producing MSVAFVRHVGPWTIEDIEALPDSGNHTRYELLTPGVLTVSPAPGTRHQRASRALANLLERAAKQAGADVEILEAVNVVIPGGRLAVPDIVVVNGDYADTDPARYPATEVRAVVEIVSPSTHPQDRIIKPQLYAEAGIPVYWRLELERTPHLITSELRRGQYTHTLTALAGTETTISRPFPLTLDPAELVLRGR from the coding sequence GTGAGTGTCGCGTTCGTCCGGCATGTCGGTCCGTGGACCATCGAGGACATCGAGGCCCTGCCCGACAGCGGCAACCACACTCGCTACGAGCTGCTCACCCCTGGAGTCCTCACGGTGAGCCCAGCCCCGGGCACCCGCCACCAGCGCGCCTCCCGCGCCTTGGCGAACCTGTTGGAGCGGGCCGCCAAGCAGGCGGGCGCGGACGTGGAGATCCTCGAAGCGGTCAACGTGGTCATCCCCGGCGGGCGGCTGGCCGTGCCGGACATCGTGGTGGTCAACGGCGACTACGCCGACACCGACCCGGCCCGCTACCCCGCGACCGAGGTCCGCGCGGTGGTCGAGATCGTCAGCCCGTCCACGCACCCGCAGGACCGGATCATCAAACCGCAGCTCTACGCCGAGGCAGGCATCCCGGTCTACTGGCGGCTGGAGCTGGAGCGCACGCCGCACCTGATCACCTCCGAACTGCGCCGCGGCCAGTACACGCACACCCTGACCGCCTTGGCGGGCACCGAGACCACGATCTCGCGGCCGTTCCCGCTCACCCTGGACCCGGCCGAACTGGTCCTGCGCGGCCGCTGA
- a CDS encoding histidine kinase — translation MTRTSALFVLLLLLTVLTVALLVIVRRSRANRDFGTPTDRATFETLHAASLAAPPLRAGLTAEAARKAIRRLRDLLGTPALCLTDQESVLAWSGECETHVASALTQAAETLRSGRVQVSSARCADSRCPLRHAVIAPLVVDEHVLGTLIAYSDASPPILVRATKEVANWVSAQLELAELDRSRTRLVEAEMQALRAQISPHFIYNSLATIAAFVRTDPERARELLLDFADFTRHSFRKHGEFTTLADELRAIHQYLTLAIARSGDKLAVTFQVAPEVLPVAVPFLCLQPLVENAVQHGLSGRDMSGRVTILARDAGAEAEILIEDDGAGMDPETLRGILAGEGAPSEGIGMANVDERLRQVYGDDYGLVVETAVGAGTKVRVRVPKYQAGVHVTPPAVHTPY, via the coding sequence ATGACCCGCACCTCCGCGCTGTTCGTGCTCCTGCTGCTGCTCACCGTGCTCACCGTGGCGTTGCTGGTGATCGTGCGGCGCTCGCGCGCCAACCGGGACTTCGGCACGCCCACCGACCGGGCCACCTTCGAGACCCTGCACGCCGCCTCGCTGGCCGCGCCGCCGCTGCGCGCCGGGCTGACCGCCGAGGCCGCGCGCAAGGCGATCCGGCGGCTGCGCGACCTGCTCGGCACACCCGCGCTCTGCCTGACCGACCAGGAGTCGGTGCTGGCCTGGTCAGGGGAGTGCGAGACGCACGTGGCCAGCGCGCTCACCCAGGCCGCGGAGACGCTGCGCTCCGGTCGGGTGCAGGTCAGCTCGGCCCGCTGCGCCGACTCGCGCTGCCCGCTGCGGCACGCGGTCATCGCGCCGCTGGTGGTGGACGAGCACGTGCTGGGCACGCTGATCGCCTACAGCGACGCCAGCCCGCCGATCCTGGTGCGGGCCACCAAGGAGGTGGCGAACTGGGTGTCCGCGCAGCTGGAGCTGGCCGAGCTGGACCGCTCGCGGACCAGGCTGGTGGAGGCGGAGATGCAGGCGCTGCGCGCGCAGATCTCGCCGCACTTCATCTACAACTCGCTGGCCACCATCGCCGCGTTCGTGCGCACCGACCCGGAACGCGCCCGCGAGCTGCTGCTGGACTTCGCCGACTTCACCAGGCACTCCTTCCGCAAGCACGGCGAGTTCACCACCCTGGCCGACGAGCTGCGCGCCATCCACCAGTACCTGACGCTGGCGATCGCGCGCAGCGGCGACAAGCTCGCGGTGACCTTCCAGGTCGCGCCCGAGGTGCTGCCCGTGGCGGTGCCGTTCCTGTGCCTGCAACCGCTGGTGGAGAACGCGGTGCAGCACGGGCTCTCCGGCCGGGACATGAGTGGCCGGGTCACCATCCTGGCCAGGGACGCCGGGGCCGAGGCGGAGATCCTGATCGAGGACGACGGCGCCGGCATGGACCCGGAGACCCTGCGCGGCATCCTGGCCGGCGAGGGCGCGCCGTCGGAGGGCATCGGCATGGCCAACGTGGACGAGCGGCTCCGGCAGGTCTACGGCGATGACTACGGGCTGGTGGTGGAGACCGCGGTCGGCGCGGGCACCAAGGTCAGGGTGCGGGTGCCGAAGTACCAGGCGGGCGTACACGTGACCCCGCCCGCGGTGCACACGCCCTACTGA
- a CDS encoding LysE family translocator: MSGEILLAYCVAALVLVVTPGLDTMLILRSVLVGGRRTGLATGLGITLGCLVWGAASIAGITALLRASELGYNLLRLAGAVYLVWLGGSALWRSWRDRHLEQDTEVEPPPAPAAGGWRALRSGLLTNLLNPKVGVFYLSLLPQFLPATGPNTGWAALLVLIHVGLGFLWQFVLVGVAGSARRWLTKRRVRTWLDRLTATILLGLGLRLALQGP; encoded by the coding sequence ATGAGCGGCGAGATCCTGCTGGCCTACTGCGTGGCCGCGCTGGTCCTGGTGGTCACTCCCGGCCTGGACACCATGCTGATCCTGCGCTCGGTGCTGGTCGGCGGCCGCCGCACCGGCCTGGCCACCGGCCTGGGCATCACCCTCGGCTGCCTGGTCTGGGGCGCGGCGAGCATCGCGGGTATCACCGCGCTGCTGCGCGCCTCGGAGCTCGGCTACAACCTGCTGCGGCTGGCCGGCGCGGTCTACCTGGTGTGGCTCGGCGGGTCCGCACTGTGGCGCTCCTGGCGGGATCGCCACCTGGAGCAGGACACCGAGGTCGAACCACCTCCAGCGCCCGCGGCGGGTGGCTGGCGGGCGCTGCGCTCCGGTCTGCTGACCAACCTGCTCAACCCCAAGGTCGGCGTGTTCTACCTGAGCCTGCTGCCCCAGTTCCTGCCCGCGACCGGGCCGAACACCGGCTGGGCCGCGCTGCTCGTGCTCATCCACGTCGGCCTGGGTTTCCTCTGGCAGTTCGTGCTGGTCGGCGTCGCGGGCAGCGCCCGCCGCTGGCTGACCAAACGCCGGGTGCGCACCTGGCTGGACCGGCTGACCGCGACCATCCTGCTCGGGCTCGGCCTGCGGCTGGCGTTGCAGGGACCGTAG
- a CDS encoding LytTR family DNA-binding domain-containing protein has protein sequence MLRVLAVDDEAPLLEELLHMLRADARIEQADGAEGAMEALRRIDQVAKEGETLDAVFLDIHMPGLDGLELARLLTRFSTPPLVVFVTAYEDFAVEAFELKAVDYVLKPIRAARLAEAVRRVAERVRAERAEPVAVEPSAATGAAHPVAQEPPDEVIPVELGGLTRFVRLADVHYAQACGDYARLHTGQETHLIRASLGQLEERWRAAGFVRVHRSHLVSLRFVDELRLDTGQLSVRVGAQVLPVSRRHARELRDLLVRQARPDRQPPR, from the coding sequence ATGCTACGTGTGCTGGCGGTCGACGACGAGGCTCCGCTGCTGGAGGAGCTGCTGCACATGCTGCGCGCCGACGCCCGCATCGAGCAGGCCGACGGCGCCGAGGGCGCGATGGAGGCGTTGCGCCGGATCGACCAGGTGGCCAAGGAGGGCGAGACCCTCGACGCGGTGTTCCTGGACATCCACATGCCCGGCCTGGACGGCCTGGAGCTGGCCAGGCTGCTGACCCGGTTCAGCACCCCGCCGCTGGTCGTGTTCGTCACCGCCTACGAGGACTTCGCGGTCGAGGCCTTCGAGCTCAAGGCCGTGGACTACGTGCTCAAGCCGATCCGCGCCGCCCGGCTGGCCGAGGCGGTGCGCCGGGTCGCCGAGCGGGTCCGGGCCGAACGCGCCGAGCCGGTCGCGGTCGAGCCGTCGGCCGCGACCGGCGCCGCGCATCCGGTCGCGCAGGAGCCGCCGGATGAGGTCATCCCGGTCGAGCTGGGCGGGCTGACCCGGTTCGTCCGGCTGGCCGACGTGCACTACGCCCAGGCCTGCGGGGACTACGCGCGGCTGCACACCGGGCAGGAGACGCACCTGATCCGCGCCTCGCTCGGCCAGCTGGAGGAGCGCTGGCGGGCCGCCGGGTTCGTCCGGGTGCACCGCAGCCACCTGGTGTCGCTGCGGTTCGTCGACGAGCTGCGGCTGGACACCGGACAGCTCAGCGTGCGGGTCGGCGCCCAGGTGCTGCCAGTGAGCCGGCGGCACGCCCGCGAACTGCGCGACCTGCTGGTGCGGCAGGCCCGGCCCGATCGGCAGCCGCCGAGATGA
- a CDS encoding solute carrier family 23 protein, translating into MALWTLHGDGRRVQDGAMVAPEERLNWFLTIGFGVQHVMVMFGATMLVPLFTGFPPTTTLFFSGFGTLLFLLITRNRVPSYLGSSFAFVAPLTAALMQNVPMAARVGGVLVAGILMVVIGIAVKALGARLLESLMPPVVTGAVVIVIGLNLSRHATTPFQSQPSLAVVTFLTILFVGVVLRGMPSRAAVLVGLLVGWVLAAYNGELHPVRLERVAMEPWFGLPDFHTPEFRPEVVIAVLPAVVVLVAENVGHLKAVAAVTGRDLDGSAGDVLIGNGLATTLAGLGGGSATTTYAENIGVMTATRMYSTAAHVVAALVAILLSFSPKLGAMINTVPAGVVGGASLVLYGLIGLVGVRIWLDAKIDLTDPVNLMVGGAALVAGIGELQLKLGDVELGGIAWGTIVIVVLHPLLRWLRSLTHRSEQPATKRPGSRETRQPGAKDKGGQDTAEGTSAG; encoded by the coding sequence GTGGCGCTGTGGACCCTGCACGGCGATGGCCGTCGGGTACAGGACGGTGCCATGGTGGCGCCGGAGGAGCGGCTCAACTGGTTCCTGACCATCGGCTTTGGCGTGCAACACGTCATGGTGATGTTCGGCGCGACCATGTTGGTGCCGCTGTTCACCGGTTTTCCGCCAACGACGACGCTGTTCTTCTCCGGGTTCGGCACACTGCTGTTCCTGCTGATCACCCGTAATCGAGTGCCCAGTTACCTGGGTTCCTCGTTCGCGTTCGTGGCGCCGTTGACGGCGGCGCTGATGCAGAACGTGCCGATGGCCGCGCGGGTGGGCGGCGTGCTGGTCGCCGGCATCCTGATGGTGGTCATCGGCATCGCGGTGAAGGCGCTGGGCGCGCGGCTGCTGGAGTCGCTGATGCCGCCGGTGGTCACCGGCGCGGTGGTGATCGTGATCGGGCTGAACCTGTCCCGGCACGCGACCACGCCGTTCCAGAGCCAGCCGAGCCTGGCCGTGGTCACCTTCCTGACCATCCTGTTCGTCGGCGTGGTGCTGCGCGGCATGCCCTCCCGCGCCGCGGTGCTGGTGGGCCTGCTGGTCGGCTGGGTGCTGGCCGCCTACAACGGCGAGCTGCACCCGGTCCGGCTGGAGCGGGTGGCGATGGAGCCCTGGTTCGGACTGCCCGACTTCCACACCCCGGAGTTCCGGCCCGAGGTGGTCATCGCGGTGCTGCCCGCGGTGGTGGTGCTGGTCGCGGAGAACGTCGGCCACCTCAAGGCGGTGGCCGCGGTGACCGGCCGGGACCTGGACGGCTCCGCGGGCGACGTGCTCATCGGCAACGGCCTGGCCACCACGCTGGCCGGGCTCGGCGGCGGCTCGGCGACCACGACCTACGCCGAGAACATCGGCGTGATGACCGCGACCCGGATGTACTCCACGGCGGCGCACGTGGTGGCCGCGCTGGTGGCCATCCTGCTGTCGTTCTCGCCGAAGCTGGGCGCGATGATCAACACCGTGCCCGCGGGCGTGGTCGGCGGCGCCAGCCTGGTGCTCTACGGCCTGATCGGCCTGGTCGGCGTCCGGATCTGGCTGGACGCCAAGATCGACCTGACCGACCCGGTGAACCTGATGGTCGGCGGCGCCGCGCTGGTCGCCGGGATCGGCGAGCTGCAGCTCAAGCTCGGCGACGTGGAACTGGGCGGGATCGCCTGGGGCACCATCGTGATCGTGGTGCTGCACCCGCTGCTCCGCTGGCTGCGCAGCCTCACCCACCGCAGCGAGCAGCCGGCGACGAAGCGGCCGGGGAGCAGGGAGACCAGGCAGCCCGGCGCCAAGGACAAGGGCGGCCAGGACACGGCCGAGGGCACTAGCGCAGGTTAG
- a CDS encoding FAD-dependent oxidoreductase, with the protein MPADFAPARSVAVLGAGASGLAAARELTRAGHRVTVLEARHSVAGQCAAAEIDGRAHDPAVTAAPPAITGWPLWSTTWA; encoded by the coding sequence ATGCCCGCAGACTTCGCGCCCGCGCGTTCGGTCGCCGTGCTCGGCGCCGGCGCCAGCGGGCTGGCCGCCGCACGCGAGCTGACCAGGGCCGGGCACCGGGTGACGGTGCTGGAGGCCAGGCACTCGGTGGCCGGGCAGTGCGCCGCAGCGGAGATCGACGGCCGGGCGCACGACCCGGCGGTCACGGCTGCTCCCCCGGCCATCACCGGCTGGCCGCTCTGGTCGACGACCTGGGCCTGA